From the genome of Salvia splendens isolate huo1 chromosome 7, SspV2, whole genome shotgun sequence:
tagtaatagtcTAAAGCTatttatggaaatatttttttcttctcttttagtACATTAATCTCTCCGTCCATGAAGtattgtccaagtttgactCAGTACGGgctttaagaaatgtgaaaaaaggtgagttgaaaaagttagtggaataagggccccacatttatatattagttttataatagaatttgagtgtaaaaagttagtgaaaagtgagatccatttaccaaaaatagaaaaaaaaagaaagtggaCAATTTTCCatggacggaccaaaatagcaaaaactggacaatatttcacggacggagggagtattatatatggTCCCATCATTTACTATATTATTTCAACtgttttttctcttactttatccattacacattaaaacacaTGTCATTCTCTAATCTCAAATGACTTATTAATATGGGATAAAGAGAGTACCATGTTATCATGAAAATAGTACTCTCTTTCGTCCgcaagagtatgcacttttgGCTGGATACGAGTTTTATTGCATAATTAATTTAGTAAGAGAGtggttataaaaataattacagtattgttagtgaagaatgaaaaaagactttctaaaattagaaagtgcatattcttgtgggactgACTAAAAAAAGAATGGGACCAAGAGAGTAAATTGTGTCATAAAAGTAATTGGATAAGCATAAATATACCCCCTTCGTGCAGCCGGGCGGCCAATGGAAATTGGAAGTGCATGCAACCCCATCGGGCGGCGGCCAGGGGGCTGCATTGTGAGTGTTCTTATGTGCTTGATGTAAACATGATTTTCTAATTACGTGAACAATTTAAACAAAGAGAGCAGCGTGACAAAGAAAGAAAGTAACATCTGTATGGTGAACACTTTATTATTCTCTCGACAATAAATGTCACACTTTGAGCTGACAAACGTTTTTTAGAAATATACGTAATAAAAAATGTATTGAAAAAtcagtggaatatgagtcctacttttatataatattaattttagacTTCATTCgtctccaaagaatatgcactttaagtttggcacgggttttaatgtaaaagagagagatagaaagaaaaaataattaaagtattgttagtagagaatgagtttcaccttattagagataaaagattttcccaaattaaaaaaatacatattcttgtgggacagactaaaaagaaaaaaaatgcatatttttgtgagatAGGTGGAGTAATAAAATGGAGTGTGAATGTGTTATTGGAATGTGAAGtacattaccaaaagtagtaaaataaaaaataagtgtGACAAGTATTTATGGACGGAGAATAACAGAAACTAGGACAAAAAATGGCAAACGAAGAGagtatttattctcttcatccCAATATTACATTTCTTTATTATGTTGTCTTAGAAAATACTATgtcatatttctattttaaaaaatagtgaATCATCATTAATACTATATCTAATTACatatttctttctttattattacACTCCaacatcttttttttatataaggagtattatttattggaAAACATAATAGAAAACCATTCTTTTATGAGTAAATAAACAAATTCAATATGCAACGCATTCAgagagatttaagaaaaaaggTTCATGCCTCATTGTCTGTCTGCTCTTTCTTTCTCTACACAAAATAGATAAATTTGCAAAACCAATGTGAATCTGCTAATTACACTTGATATATGGAACTCAGTAGCACACTCTTCTACATACACATATATCTACCATTAACTTATCGTAAGTATTCCTTTTTTTACTTACCACACAATGACAAAACAGAAAAAATGTGACAATTTCTTCTCAATCTTTGTATTTCTCTTCTATACACCAATAATCCTATTCTCATCTACGGCATCTGTGTGAAGTACAGCAGTCCTCGGTAGAAATCGTACCACGATAGCAGAGCCAACTGCTCCGTCCCATGGCAGCAGCACTGGAGAAACATCGATGCGTGCAAAAATCAACAAGCAATATTATATATAGGCGAGTGAGCCTCGGTCGAGGTCAGGCTGCGGGCGTCCTCTTGTCGGAGTTGGAGGTCTTTGGATGTTAAGCTCCTAAAGAAATCAAAAGTCAAGATTATCTTCTACTAAACAAAAACAGCACCACAACTTGGATATATCGCGAATCGACATACCTGCATCCACGTCTCCTCTGTCACACGTTCTGGGGAAGTTTCTGGGGAGTGGAAAGGCGGTGGAAGTGGATGAATCAATTTCGAGACGATGACCAATTCCCTGCCAATGACCAATATTGCTCCAGCATTGTTTGCCGTTCCTGAAACACGGTTATGTAAATCAGATAGGCATGCACTTCAGCTATTCCACCACATGCTTTGATGGATTGGGCAATTTTGAGCTCTTTTTATTATGAGATCATTCAAATACTCAATCCTATCGATTGTCGAATTTAATCTATCAGCCAAAATAAACGCCTCCTATCTGGAACGGTAATATGGGGATAACTTGAATCACTGAAAGCATACCACAATAATTGGTTGCAGAGAAAAGGGTGATCAACTGGCCGTGGGCAAATCGTTCGAATCCATCCATCACACACTCGTGAGCTCTTATGATAAGCTGCAACTTGTTCTTCTTACAGAAATCTGTGACCCGGTCAGGCTGTAGGAAATAAAAAGATAAGCAAACAGTACGACAATCTAAAATTCTGGAGATTCATATAACTACATAAGCAATTTTCATTTCCATGCACTTGGTAAATAGTGACAAGAAATAGAATGCCGTGATGAAATCGTGAAATAAGCTAATCATCATCGTTTAAGATATGTCATCAGAAGCATACCCCAAATGTCACAAGTCCAGGTCCTCTAGCATTTGGTCTCAAGCCCTCAACGCTATCATTTTCAGTCGGATCCGACCTGAGGAGAAATATGATAAGCACAAGATGGCACTGGATATAAGCTGAATAGGgtagtgaagtaaaatatacCATAACAAATCCATTAGCACTATCGAACCACCGTCCATTGTTATGGGCCTCTGCAGATTCTCTATCTGTTCGACTGAATTTATCGACCTCCCTATGCCACCATGCATGCAAATGATCTTTTTCTCAATTAACGCAGCAAGTGGGAGATAATTGAACAACTGGTTGAATCGCGTCCAAGCCCAAATCCCATCACTTTCCCCCTGCAAGAATGTCAATTAGCCTTTATCAAAAACTTGCAATGGGGAATATTTTGTAAAATTGAGATATATACCATTCTTTCAATACATTCAATGCGAAAACCAAAAAGTGCATTGACGTCTGCAGTTTCATGATTTCCTCTTATCAAGTGAACATTCTCTGGGTATTCGATCTAAGGCCCATGTAAGCAACAGTTAGGATAGGCAAAAAAGCGAATATGCAATTGACGAAAACATTCAGTTATTAGTTAAAATCTTGCCTTAAGAGCAAGGAGCAAAGTTATAGTTTCCAAGCTGTGCTGTCCGCGATCGACATAATCTCCCAAGAATAAATAGTCTATGTAACTGAAACGGAAAAGCTACAAATTAATGTCAGAGTAAATGAAGAACGTGTCATTTGCAGAGTGAAAGAGGCACAGCCTCCACAAGGTACAACAAGAAACTTGCGTAATGTCTCCAGCAGTTGAAGGAAATCCATATTCGTCAAAAAGCCGCATCAGATCACAAAACTGTCCATGAAGGTCACCGAAAACTTTTACAGGAGCTTTCAATTGGAGCACTGTTTGCTCTTGCATGAAAATCTGCTCAGCAGCAAAACAAAGCTCACCGACTTCGTAAGAGTCCAAAAAGAACTTCCTATTCACAGGAGGCTTCCAGTTCTGCGGCCTCAACAAAGTTGATATGATCTGCATAAACGTTAATCAAATAAGCATTGGATGACATTTTTGCATGTTGAGAAACTTTTACTTTCAACAGACAGAAGATAACTGAACCCAGTGAAGCTTGCCTTTTTATGCAAGCCTTGAGGTGACCTCTGCCTTGCAAACTTTTTAGTAGGATTTGATAGGTCATTATGTGATGGTAGCATTCGCCTACTTTCATTTTCAAATTGATCCAAGGATAATTGTCGTACCATACCCCCCAAGTTTCCTACAGTTTCTTTTGCAATTACAACCTGCAATATTGGAGAATATAAGCTTTTGTTATTCCCAGCATCCCTATACAATATACTGCTGCAGAAAAAACAAGAGCAAATCTTACGGCTCTAGGATGAAGGCGGACATCAACTTCAGTGTCACTACCCTCAGAAGTGGTCTCCACAGACTGCGAATTGACATCTGACAACGAAGCTTCCTCGGGGATGGCTGAAGCAGCCTGAGCTGATTGCCAGACAGCACAGGCAACCTCAGCTTCAGCGGCAGATGCCTCTGCGAGTTTCTTCAAGGAGTGTCTGTCCATTCTATAGAAACCAACGGAAGAGAGAGAGGTTACAGGTTACTAAAGTAGCTTGTCTGGACAACAGAAGAACTCATAATGGACAAAATCAGCAGACCCAAAATTTCCAGATGAAGGTGTTTCAGACCCGCAATCTGGGGTTGATCCAGCGGAAAATGGAGCAAAAGTAGTATTGTTTGACCTTGGGCTAGAAGTCATTGAGGCTCTGTTAGGGGATAATGGTGGATTGATTTCAGATTGATATTGAGAGTTCTCTGCCACAAGAAAATCATCTAGCAAAGTATCTGCAgtgcaaaaaataaaagatcTTTAAGCAGTTCAAGAAACCCCATCTTTAGATTTAAGGATCATTCAAATTCTGCCGTTTGCCTAAAAATTAAATTGGGATAGAGTGAAGTTGTCAGCTCAATGTTCCCACTCATCAGAGCTAATTCCCTTTTCTGGACTCTAGTAGTACTAAGCTGAAATCATTTGGATGAAATGCAAAAACGGAGTTTTTCATGTACACTTTTAGTTTTATGGGCTGGTATGCAGTAAGAGCAAGAGAGAGTAACTCAAAATATCTAGATGAATTCCTACAATCAGAGCTAATTTCCCTTTCTGAATTCTAGTTCGAATTAAAATTATCTATATGAAATGCAAAAATAAGTATTACATGTACACTTAGTGTTATGGGCTCATATGTAATAAGAACATGTACGAGCACAGAGAGCATCTCAAACTACATCCATAATCACATTCACATCCCAAAAGTGTGAGAAACTTATATCAGAAAATTATCTGCAATTTCTTCCTATTGTGATCTTGATAAAATAACATGATAGATAAGGACAGGTCATGCAGCTAAGTGTAAATCTACCTCCTTTAAAATAACTAAGAATATGTTtgcataaattatttaaaaaagatGATAAGCTCGTGTGGCTTAAAGGCAGACTTCACCTCCTTTCAAACCACCATGAACATATATTCGGAAACCAACAGATGCAGCTGCATGGCGACATCGCCGCATAATCTCCAGAGAAGGATCAAGGTCACTCTGTGCTTTGTTTCCTCGTGAAGTGACCAGCCCTTTTCTATCAAGCCAAACTCCAGCAGCAGTATCCAATGCTTCAAACAGAACAACAATAACATCAAGATACTCTTCACTGGAAACAAACATCAAGACTTGCAACAATTTCCAGTCAACCAActtaaaacaacattaaatgGTACCTGAAATTACAGCGTCACCTTCTACTGATCGACCACCTCTGACAACACCTCCAGTTACATGCAATCTAGCACCTACAAAGACCTGGTAAAGAGcattattcacaaatcataAAGTAGAGGTAGCAAATAGATAAGGCATGTTGTTATTGACTAGTGATACAACATCCCTAAGCTTCTCCTATAGAATTGTATGACCTCCAACCTCAAACAATCGAACTAAAAAAAGCAAGATAATAGCTTTTTCTGGTGCAGAATCTGGAATGCTACAAAGTATATTGGCATCTACGAGTCTTCCACTGTCAACCCATTGCTCTATAAGTAAGGCCAGATGAATGAGATTAGTCAGGAAAAGATAACCCAACCTCATTCAGTATACATTAGCAAAAGAAACCCTAGTCATATAAAATGCTAGTATACATTCATATACTACAGTATTAGATAAATCAGCCGGTGTTATAGATTCAAACTCATGGTTTTAAATGAGCACATAAGACAATTCCATATAAGAATGCCATCTAATTTGTAAAATAGCAAAGAAAAAATAACTAGATCTATGACTTACCGCAGCATGCTGGTACCTGGGCGAAGGCGACACTCCTGGAGCAAGTGTCCATTCCCAGAGGCCATTCCGATGCATAAGCAATCCATAGGCATCTGCCAGTGGCTACACAGACCACATGCAACTAATACATTAGTAATGTACAGCGGCTACAGCCCAAGTAATATTCCTCAATTACAAAAGTACCCCAATCATTACAGGGGAAGAATAAGCACATTATTGGTAAAAACTAAAATGCCGATCAAGCAGCTCATCAGTGTGCAAATTAACCGACCATATAAATATCtaaacttttattaattttttattttgttttttcagTTAACTGAGAAAAAGCAGAAACAGTACCAACTCAATAGCACAAAATATTTCTCTTGCCAAAAGAAGTTCAGAGATATAAGTATTCCACTCTCTTTCCCAAAAGAAATTCGTGAAGATAATAAATGAAATCATCCACCGGAGAGCTAGCAATTTAAAGCCATTTTTGTAACTGGACTTGGAAACATCTTGTGGTTTAACAAAAGAATCATGACAAATGAATGGCTTATATCATCATGAGAAATAAGCATACCGTGCCAGAAGCATCTCTTCCACCACAAAGCAGAAACATTCCATCTCTCCGAGTACTAGCTGTTGCGTACCTATAAACACAGTCAATTGTTCCAGTAAAATGCTTATTTCACTATATAATGACAGGAATATTTTTTGTAAACATGATAATCTAAGAGATTCAATTAAACAACAGAAGATATGAAAAATTGTTCATTAAATACTTAAGCCCCCACACCCCCCGCTAGTGAACCAGTTCATACATAAAGACAGCTAAACATCTGTTTCTGGACAAAAGTCTTCATGAAATTGAAAAGCCATCCCTCTCTTAGCAGGCAATTTCATCACAAAACCATTGTAATATTAATATTACTTACACAATAGCCATGGATACAACttacaaatcaagaaaatgtATGATTTCAAAGATACGAATTTAATCTACACATTGTAGTGTGTACTAAATAATAACATTAGCAACACTACTTACATCCTTGCAGAAGGTTTGTCACCTTCTGGATCAAGCCTCTGCCACACATATGGTTTCTGTGCAGTATCGAAAGCCCAAGCATCTGAAAGCACTCTTTTACCTGTAAAATAGTAGATCTTGGTCAGTTGGTGCCAGATAAAAAGCACAAGATATTGAAAATTTGAACAAAAAGTCTGTTGCATTGGAATCTTTAGTTCAGTCATGTGTAGTCCAAATTCTCTCACCCATCTTCATATCAATTTGTCAACCAAATTCTCCGTTGTATATTCAAAACGAGAGAGCTAATAACTTCCAGTAACTTCAGATTCATAGGAGGAAAAGCCACTGGCAGAGAAATGGAGGAAAACTCGTGGATTTACCATACACAAAAGGCTTAAATTAATCCAAGCCAGACCGAACAAGTGAATTTGGCATAAGTGATATAGTGTGCCACTGGAATTCACAATGCCTACGGCAGCTAAGGCAGAAGTTCACTTAATTAACAGAAACCACT
Proteins encoded in this window:
- the LOC121741689 gene encoding serine/threonine-protein phosphatase BSL1-like isoform X1, producing the protein MGSKPWLHPAPEYRYLESYWDTDENAPGPRCSHTLTAVAATKTHGPRLILFGGATAIDSGNGGIRLDGVTNSVHSYCVLTRKWTRLRPAGEPPSPRAAHAAAAVGTMVVFQGGIGPAGHSTDDLYVLDLTNDKFKWHRVVVQGQGPGPRYGHVMDLVAQRYLVTVSGNDGKRVLSDAWAFDTAQKPYVWQRLDPEGDKPSARMYATASTRRDGMFLLCGGRDASGTPLADAYGLLMHRNGLWEWTLAPGVSPSPRYQHAAVFVGARLHVTGGVVRGGRSVEGDAVISALDTAAGVWLDRKGLVTSRGNKAQSDLDPSLEIMRRCRHAAASVGFRIYVHGGLKGDTLLDDFLVAENSQYQSEINPPLSPNRASMTSSPRSNNTTFAPFSAGSTPDCGSETPSSGNFGMDRHSLKKLAEASAAEAEVACAVWQSAQAASAIPEEASLSDVNSQSVETTSEGSDTEVDVRLHPRAVVIAKETVGNLGGMVRQLSLDQFENESRRMLPSHNDLSNPTKKFARQRSPQGLHKKIISTLLRPQNWKPPVNRKFFLDSYEVGELCFAAEQIFMQEQTVLQLKAPVKVFGDLHGQFCDLMRLFDEYGFPSTAGDITYIDYLFLGDYVDRGQHSLETITLLLALKIEYPENVHLIRGNHETADVNALFGFRIECIERMGESDGIWAWTRFNQLFNYLPLAALIEKKIICMHGGIGRSINSVEQIENLQRPITMDGGSIVLMDLLWSDPTENDSVEGLRPNARGPGLVTFGPDRVTDFCKKNKLQLIIRAHECVMDGFERFAHGQLITLFSATNYCGTANNAGAILVIGRELVIVSKLIHPLPPPFHSPETSPERVTEETWMQELNIQRPPTPTRGRPQPDLDRGSLAYI
- the LOC121741689 gene encoding serine/threonine-protein phosphatase BSL1-like isoform X2 — protein: MGSKPWLHPAPEYRYLESYWDTDENAPGPRCSHTLTAVAATKTHGPRLILFGGATAIDSGNGGIRLDGVTNSVHSYCVLTRKWTRLRPAGEPPSPRAAHAAAAVGTMVVFQGGIGPAGHSTDDLYVLDLTNDKFKWHRVVVQGQGPGPRYGHVMDLVAQRYLVTVSGNDGKRVLSDAWAFDTAQKPYVWQRLDPEGDKPSARMYATASTRRDGMFLLCGGRDASGTPLADAYGLLMHRNGLWEWTLAPGVSPSPRYQHAAVFVGARLHVTGGVVRGGRSVEGDAVISALDTAAGVWLDRKGLVTSRGNKAQSDLDPSLEIMRRCRHAAASVGFRIYVHGGLKGDTLLDDFLVAENSQYQSEINPPLSPNRASMTSSPRMDRHSLKKLAEASAAEAEVACAVWQSAQAASAIPEEASLSDVNSQSVETTSEGSDTEVDVRLHPRAVVIAKETVGNLGGMVRQLSLDQFENESRRMLPSHNDLSNPTKKFARQRSPQGLHKKIISTLLRPQNWKPPVNRKFFLDSYEVGELCFAAEQIFMQEQTVLQLKAPVKVFGDLHGQFCDLMRLFDEYGFPSTAGDITYIDYLFLGDYVDRGQHSLETITLLLALKIEYPENVHLIRGNHETADVNALFGFRIECIERMGESDGIWAWTRFNQLFNYLPLAALIEKKIICMHGGIGRSINSVEQIENLQRPITMDGGSIVLMDLLWSDPTENDSVEGLRPNARGPGLVTFGPDRVTDFCKKNKLQLIIRAHECVMDGFERFAHGQLITLFSATNYCGTANNAGAILVIGRELVIVSKLIHPLPPPFHSPETSPERVTEETWMQELNIQRPPTPTRGRPQPDLDRGSLAYI